In Erythrobacter litoralis HTCC2594, a single genomic region encodes these proteins:
- a CDS encoding hydrogen peroxide-inducible genes activator, translated as MSTYLPTIKQLQYLVALHEHGHFGRAAEASFVSQSTLSAGIRELESLLGVTLVERSRRVVRFTPLGNQVVEKAHRLLREAEELSDLVQAAGKPLSGTLRMSVIPTIAPFLLPRILPRLRKERPELKLFLREETSHDAVESLHHGRVDCVLLALPFATGEVEMEHISDDALYVAFPKDDPRDPPETVKPNMIDEGRLLLLEDGHCLKEHALAACNRPELRGSATMIGTSLHTLVQMVDNGLGLTMLPEMALEAGILTGTDVVARPLMSPAAKREIALIWRKNSPRSDEFRLLGEELRAG; from the coding sequence ATGTCCACGTACCTCCCCACCATCAAGCAGTTGCAGTATCTCGTCGCGTTGCACGAGCATGGCCATTTCGGCCGGGCGGCAGAGGCGAGCTTCGTTTCCCAGTCCACTCTCAGCGCAGGCATCCGCGAGCTGGAATCGCTGCTGGGGGTGACGCTGGTCGAGCGCAGCCGGCGCGTGGTGCGCTTCACGCCGCTCGGCAACCAGGTGGTGGAGAAAGCGCACCGGCTGCTGCGCGAGGCGGAGGAACTCAGCGATCTGGTCCAGGCGGCGGGGAAGCCGTTATCGGGGACGCTGCGGATGAGCGTCATCCCCACCATCGCGCCGTTTCTACTGCCGCGTATCCTGCCGCGGCTGCGCAAGGAGCGGCCCGAACTCAAGCTGTTTCTGCGCGAGGAGACCAGCCACGATGCGGTCGAATCGCTGCATCACGGGCGGGTCGATTGCGTGCTGCTGGCCCTGCCCTTCGCGACCGGCGAGGTCGAGATGGAGCACATTTCCGACGACGCACTGTACGTTGCGTTCCCGAAGGACGATCCGCGCGACCCGCCGGAGACCGTCAAGCCGAACATGATCGACGAAGGCCGGCTTTTGTTGCTCGAGGACGGGCATTGCCTGAAGGAACATGCACTCGCTGCCTGCAACCGCCCGGAATTGCGCGGCAGCGCGACAATGATCGGCACGTCGCTGCACACACTGGTACAAATGGTCGACAACGGGCTCGGCCTTACCATGCTGCCCGAAATGGCGCTGGAGGCCGGGATCCTGACCGGCACCGACGTCGTTGCACGCCCGCTCATGTCGCCCGCCGCCAAGCGCGAGATCGCACTCATCTGGCGCAAGAACTCGCCGCGTTCCGACGAATTCCGCCTTCTCGGCGAAGAACTCCGCGCGGGTTGA
- a CDS encoding PilZ domain-containing protein — protein sequence MRSFNRFSTDEEVDVTVEGERDVATLYNLSCGGCMLEMRNRGAVEGAEVSVNLNDIATAQGHIVWRIDNKAGIKFATPLHQKIVEMLGYSAVAEKFDAGDPRDRFGLPLHG from the coding sequence ATGCGTTCGTTCAACCGCTTTTCCACCGACGAAGAGGTGGATGTCACCGTCGAAGGCGAGCGCGATGTCGCGACGCTCTACAACCTTTCCTGCGGTGGCTGCATGCTCGAAATGCGCAATCGCGGCGCCGTCGAAGGTGCCGAAGTCAGCGTCAATCTCAATGACATCGCGACGGCGCAGGGCCATATCGTCTGGCGTATCGACAACAAGGCCGGCATCAAGTTTGCCACGCCGCTGCACCAGAAGATCGTCGAAATGCTGGGCTATTCCGCCGTCGCGGAGAAATTCGACGCAGGCGATCCACGCGATCGCTTCGGCCTGCCGCTGCACGGCTGA